The Cynocephalus volans isolate mCynVol1 chromosome 12, mCynVol1.pri, whole genome shotgun sequence sequence atcagtatagttagcttattcatcattacaatatacaATCAATACAGACAGTGTTTAGAAATCAACCAAAAATGTTTAGTTTTCACGTGGACAATTTTACTCATACACGCATGCCGAGTGAGTTAAGACTATTATTACCAGTGTGGTCTTACTGTATATAGATagaaatagagatagagatagagatacagAGTATGTAGATATACATATATTACGTACATGTGTGATGTGTGTTGTAGGTTCTTCCACACACGTATGTTCACTAAACCTTCAAGTGATGCTGGACAAGTTGTTTAACTTCTTAAAGGCTTAGTCTCTCTGTCATCTTTTGGAGGGTTGACAATAATTTCTGTTCCTTACACTTAACAAGAATCCTCTAATGAGGATCACGTGGCATAATGATAATAGTCGACATGTATTGGGCACTTACTGTCTATGTCTAACCCTGTTCCAGGTGCTTTacatgcatgatctcactcaatTTGCCCACCAACTCTATGAAGTAGATGCTACTTTTGCCCCTATcctacagatggggaaaatgaggcacGGATTGGTGGTGTGAACTGTGCAAGGCCTCTCAGCTGGTGAGTGGAGCAGCCAGGCATGGAATCCAGGCTCTCTGATGGCAGATCCTGTGTGCTTCAGCACCAATCACACAGTCTCCTGATTACGTGTCATCATGTTGTCAATGGAGAAACTCACTTTGGGTGTCATTTGTTGTCATTACAGCTATTATAGTTACTTTTCAAGATTACCGAAATATTTTTGACTACTGAAAAACTGTTTTTGATTACTTTTGATAAAAACAGGACTgcatctctctcttctttcccttccatcctttctttatctctggactgaatattttcaataatttagtTTGCCATTTCATAGAATTATTTGATTTGAAATCCTgacttaattaaaattacatgAAAGCCTTCTAAAATACATTACACATGAGTCAACATTATTTGGAAAAGGATATTTTACATGATGTAAACTGCTTGCTTGTTCTTTAATGTCTTCTTGAGCAAGTTTTCCTGCTCTTTCAGCAACCAATGTGTTTCCTTCATTGCAGCTTTCCTAGGACTGTAAACTCTGTGAGAGTGTCAGGAACATCTGTTATGCTTACAAGTGTATGCCCCAGATTTGATACATACTACAATATTAAGAAGATAgtttccaaaggaagaaaaaatgagccatttaaaagaaagaaagaatgaaaggaacaaatgaatggatgaatgattgACAGCTACTTCTTGTTATTGTAACTGAGCCTCCCTCTTAAGCTGCTCAGGGTTGGAAGTCAGTTAACCAAACCTACTAACACTGTGTGTGTAAACTACAAGCAAATAGGCACAAAGCAGTCTAAGGAGCTGTCAGTAAATAGACCTAGTAACTTTAACTTGTCTAGatcctttttattaatattatttctctgAAATGGTTATTGATAGGGAAGTAAATTCCAGATAAATGTAGTTTGCTGTATGTAATTAAGACTATTACTAATAGATTCTATTTCTGAATGGCTTTCTAAGTGTAGACACTGTCTTAAATTCTCTGTACacagtatttcatttaatccttaaaaattCTCACATAATTGGgtctattattattctcattttatacataATGAGAACCACCTGTGATCAGAGTATGGAAGTGGCGAAGCTGAGAGAACTGCAATTAGAGTGCCTCATGGCAGCTTTTGGTGGTGGTGTGCACAGTCAGTTCTTTTAGGCCTCAGTGATTCTAAGCAGGAGAAGGTTGCATCAGGGTGATACAGAAAAAGCCTAGGCTGATGTTTCTGCCTTAACTTGTAGTTTGGTGGGACAGCATGTGAAGCAATGGCTCTTCATAGCTTTTAACTTGAGTGCTGCACTGTGCTGCTCTGTAGTTAGGTGTAGAACAAAGAGTTGGATCAGTTTGAAGTAGGTGAGGGATGAGTAAAGCTTTGAAGAATGAATAGGGCTTGGAATGATTATGAACAGACAAAAGAAacattcccttttaaaaaaagccaGAACATCTGCTTTACTCTAGCCAGTATTTGAATTTGGTATTCTCATCTCATCAGAATATTGtctctaaaatcagaaacaaaacttTCCATTTGTACTAAAGCTCAGATACTCAAGACACAATGTCACACCAAGATTTCTCCTTAATTTCTACATCTTTAGTTTCCAAAACTGACATAagaagtgttttattttgttttcaggttgaaggaagtgctttttacaagggtatagggaaagtacagccaagagggcaggtctgagatatctgcagttatgcacctgggccccagcccggagccaagggcggatagttcccagaaatagacaagtcagttaaagtttcaagagtgcccctcagctgtttcaaggactcccacttgaccgaagttcacccctggcttgatttaaactaaccaattaccttgcttctcgcttctgtacccgcgctttttgctataaaatgagcccagaaattccactcggcgcgccagtctttcgaaagactgagtcgcccgggtacctgtgtgttcaataaacctcttgtttttgcatccgaagccgtggtctcgctgttccttgggagggtctccctgaactgactgactacccactgcgggagtctttcatttgggggctcgtccgggatcggagacccctacccagggaccaccgacccacctgcgggaggtaagctggccagcgactgctctgtgtctcgtttctgtgtctaatcctgtgactctgactgtcttttctgagcgcgcgcattttggtttcagtttgttccgggttagtcgctctgggagcgaagtgcgggtagcgaacagacgtgttcgggggctcgccacccggcaatcctgggagacgtcccaggatcaggggaggaccagggacgcctggtggaccccttggcagaggattattgtgttttggtctcaccgcgtctcgggaggcgcgctctgccatcggactctttcttctatttctacggcactcggtctcgtcgccgtttctggtttctctttgtcttggttgtgataggtctttgcgtcgtcgttcccctattggaaattttcgagatggggcaaggtgcccttacgcctctctcccttactctagatcattggaaagatgtcaaaaccagggctcacaatctgtccgtggagatcaaaaaaggaaaatggcggactttctgttcgtctgagtggcccacattcggcgtaggttggccgccagagggaacctttgatcttactgtcatttttgcagttaaaaagattgtttttcaggagaccggaggacacccggaccaggttgcctatgtcgtggtatggcaagacctcgcccagaatccccctccctgggtgccaccctccagcaaagtcgctgttgtttcgggatcagaaaatactcaaaggccacctacaaggaagccttccgcccctccccaaccccccgtcctcccgacaccagatgacctattttctctctctgaaaccccaccttacccggcggctccgctgccccctctggcccctcagggaaacagatcggcaccaggccgagcgcccggtgatcctagccctgagggaccggctgcggggactaggagccgccaacctcgcagtccgagagacggctcaggtcctgactccactgtgattttacccctccgagccataggacccccagccgagcccaacggcctagttcctctacaatattggcctttttcctcagcagatctttataattggaaatctaaccatccttctttttctgaaaatccagcaggactcacgggactccttgagtctcttatgttttctcatcagcccacttgggacgattgccaacagctactccagatcctcttcaccactgaagagcgagaaaggattctcctggaggcccgcaagaacgttctcggggacaacggggcccctacacaactcgagaacctcattaatgaggccttccccctcaatcgacctcaatgggattacaacacggccgaaggtagggagcgtcttctggtctaccgccggactctagtggcaggtctcaaaggggcagcccggcgccccaccaatttggctaaggtaagagaggtcttgcagggaccggtagaacccccctcggttttcttggaacgcctgatggaggcatataggagatacactccgtttgacccctcttctgagggacagcaggcggcagttgccatggcctttatcggccagtcagccccagatatcaagaaaaagttacaaagactagaggggctccaagacttttccttacaagacttagtaaaggaggcagaaaaggtgtaccacaagagagaaacagaagaagaaagacaggaaagagaaaaaaaagagacagaagagagagagaggcggcgtgataaacgccaagaaaaaaatttaactaggattttggccacagtagtaagtgataaaaggtttacagataagcagaaagggaccctgagcaaccgggcaagaccgacacctagggacaaaaggcctcccctcgacagggaccagtgcgcctactgcaaagagaaaggccactgggcaagggaatgcccccggaaaaaaaacgacaaaaaagccagggttctatccctagacgactaggggagtcaaggttcggaccccctccccgaacctagggtaacattgacagtggaggggacccccatcgagtttctggtcgataccggggctgaacattcggtactgacccaacccatggggaaggtagggtccaggcggacagtcgtagtaggagcgaccggcagcaaagtctacccctggaccacacagagacttttaagggtcggacataagcaagtgacccattcctttttggtcatacctgagtgccctactcctctgttgggccgggacatcctgaccaaactaaaagctcaaatccagttttctacagagggcccacaagtaacatggggagatcactctaccatgtgcttggtcctaaacctagaagaagaataccggctgtatgaaaagccggcctctccctccatcgacccatcctggctccaactttttcccgccgtatgggcagaaaagacaggtatgggactggccaataacgtcccaccagtagtagtagagctgaaatcaggtgcctcaccggtggccgtccgacagtatccaatgactaaagaagcccgggaaggcatcagaccccacatccaaaggttcttagacctaggggtcttagtgccctgccaatcgccctggaacacccctctgctaccagtaaaaaagccagggaccaatgactatcggccagtccaagacttgagagaaattaacaaaagggtgcaagacattcatcccacggtcccaaatccatacagcctcctgagttcccttccgcctagtcacacttggtactcagtcctggatctcaaggatgcctttttttgcctcagactacaccccaacagccagccactgttcgcgttcgagtggagagacccagaaaaaggtaacacaggtcagctgacctggacacggctgccacaggggttcaaaaactctcccactctcttcgacgaggccctccaccgagatttagctccttttagggctctcaacccccaggtcacattactccaatatgtggacgacctcctggtggcggctcccacatatgaaggctgcaaaaaagggacacagaagctcttgcaggaactgagtaagttggggtaccgggtatcagctaaaaaggcccagttatgccagaaggaggtcacctatttggggtacctgctcaaagagggaaaaagatggctgaccgcggcccggaaagctacagttatgaagatccccactcccacaacccccaggcaggtccgcgaatttctgggcactgccggattctgcaggctctggattcctgggtttgcttccctggctgcacccttgtaccctctgacaagggaaaacattccttttacctggactgaaaAGCATCAAAAGGCTTTCGACCACATAAAagaagccttgctgtctgcccccgctttggctctcccagacctcaccaaaccgtttactctatacgtagatgaaagagccggtgtggcccgaggagtgcttactcagaccctaggaccatggcgacggccagtagcttatctatcaaaaaaactggatccagtggccagtgggtggccaacctgcctaaaagcggttgctgcagtggcactcctcctcaaagacgctgataagttaaccttggggcaaaatgtgactgtgattgcttcccacagcctcgaaagtatcgtgcggcagccccccaatcggtggatgaccaatgccagaatgactcattaccagagtttgctgctaaacgaaagaatatcgttcgcgccccctgctgtcctgaacccagctaccctactaccagtcgagtcagaatccactcCAGTACACCagtgctcagaaatccttgctgaggaagctgggactcgacgggacctgaaggaccagccattgcccggagtgcctgcctggtatacagacggtagcagcttcattgcggaaggtaaatggagagcaggggccgccatcgtagatggaaAACGGACGGtgtgggcaagcagcctgccagaagggacatcagcccagaaggccgagctaatagccttAACGCAGGCATTACGCTTAGCCGAAGGGAAAAACATCAatatctacacggacagcaggtatgcttttgccactgctcacattcatggggcaatatataaacagaggggattgctcacttctgctggaaaagacattaaaaataaacaagaaattctggctctgctagaggccattcacctccctaagcaggtcgccattatccactgcccgggccaccagagagggaataaccctgtggcggccgggaaccggagggctgacgaggctgcaaaacaagccgccctgtcggtcaaggtgctaacaaaaactacaaagcttcaagagccaatcgagcctgctcaagctaggaccaagccaagagagctcactcctgaccagggaaaagaattcattcagcggttacatcagctaacacacttaggaccagaaaagctccttcaactaacgagccgcaccagcctctccatcccgaatctccggtccaccgttcaagaagtcgccaatcggtgtccggcttgcgccatgactaatgcggctaccacctaccgagagaccggaaaaagacaacggggagatcgacccggcgtatactgggaagtagactttacagaggtaaagcctggccggtatagaaacaagtatctgctagtatttgtagatactttctctggatgggtagaagctttccctaccaaaactgaaacggccctgactgtatgtaaaaagatactagaagaaatcctgccccgtttcgggat is a genomic window containing:
- the LOC134360991 gene encoding LOW QUALITY PROTEIN: uncharacterized protein LOC134360991 (The sequence of the model RefSeq protein was modified relative to this genomic sequence to represent the inferred CDS: deleted 1 base in 1 codon; substituted 1 base at 1 genomic stop codon) — translated: MGQGALTPLSLTLDHWKDVKTRAHNLSVEIKKGKWRTFCSSEWPTFGVGWPPEGTFDLTVIFAVKKIVFQETGGHPDQVAYVVVWQDLAQNPPPWVPPSSKVAVVSGSENTQRPPTRKPSAPPQPPVLPTPDDLFSLSETPPYPAAPLPPLAPQGNRSAPGRAPGDPSPEGPAAGTRSRQPRSPRDGSGPDSTVILPLRAIGPPAEPNGLVPLQYWPFSSADLYNWKSNHPSFSENPAGLTGLLESLMFSHQPTWDDCQQLLQILFTTEERERILLEARKNVLGDNGAPTQLENLINEAFPLNRPQWDYNTAEGRERLLVYRRTLVAGLKGAARRPTNLAKVREVLQGPVEPPSVFLERLMEAYRRYTPFDPSSEGQQAAVAMAFIGQSAPDIKKKLQRLEGLQDFSLQDLVKEAEKVYHKRETEEERQEREKKETEERERRRDKRQEKNLTRILATVVSDKRFTDKQKGTLSNRARPTPRDKRPPLDRDQCAYCKEKGHWARECPRKKNDKKARVLSLDDXGSQGSDPLPEPRVTLTVEGTPIEFLVDTGAEHSVLTQPMGKVGSRRTVVVGATGSKVYPWTTQRLLRVGHKQVTHSFLVIPECPTPLLGRDILTKLKAQIQFSTEGPQVTWGDHSTMCLVLNLEEEYRLYEKPASPSIDPSWLQLFPAVWAEKTGMGLANNVPPVVVELKSGASPVAVRQYPMTKEAREGIRPHIQRFLDLGVLVPCQSPWNTPLLPVKKPGTNDYRPVQDLREINKRVQDIHPTVPNPYSLLSSLPPSHTWYSVLDLKDAFFCLRLHPNSQPLFAFEWRDPEKGNTGQLTWTRLPQGFKNSPTLFDEALHRDLAPFRALNPQVTLLQYVDDLLVAAPTYEGCKKGTQKLLQELSKLGYRVSAKKAQLCQKEVTYLGYLLKEGKRWLTAARKATVMKIPTPTTPRQVREFLGTAGFCRLWIPGFASLAAPLYPLTRENIPFTWTEKHQKAFDHIKEALLSAPALALPDLTKPFTLYVDERAGVARGVLTQTLGPWRRPVAYLSKKLDPVASGWPTCLKAVAAVALLLKDADKLTLGQNVTVIASHSLESIVRQPPNRWMTNARMTHYQSLLLNERISFAPPAVLNPATLLPVESESTPVHQCSEILAEEAGTRRDLKDQPLPGVPAWYTDGSSFIAEGKWRAGAAIVDGKRTVWASSLPEGTSAQKAELIALTQALRLAEGKNINIYTDSRYAFATAHIHGAIYKQRGLLTSAGKDIKNKQEILALLEAIHLPKQVAIIHCPGHQRGNNPVAAGNRRADEAAKQAALSVKVLTKTTKLQEPIEPAQARTKPRELTPDQGKEFIQRLHQLTHLGPEKLLQLTSRTSLSIPNLRSTVQEVANRCPACAMTNAATTYRETGKRQRGDRPGVYWEVDFTEVKPGRYRNKYLLVFVDTFSGWVEAFPTKTETALTVCKKILEEILPRFGIPKVIGSDNGPAFVAQVSQGLATQLGINWKLHCAYRPQSSGQVERMNRTIKETLTKLALETGGKDWVALLPLALFRARNTPGQLGLTPYEILHGGPPPILELGGTLGPDDNFLPVLFTHLKALEVVKTQIWDQIKEVYEPGAVAIPHPFQVGDQVLVRRHRTGSLEPRWKGPYLVLLTTPTAVKVDGIAAWVHASHLKPAPPSVPDESWELERTDNPLKLRIRRRRSKPTK